A portion of the Anoplopoma fimbria isolate UVic2021 breed Golden Eagle Sablefish chromosome 15, Afim_UVic_2022, whole genome shotgun sequence genome contains these proteins:
- the cdc25b gene encoding LOW QUALITY PROTEIN: M-phase inducer phosphatase 2 (The sequence of the model RefSeq protein was modified relative to this genomic sequence to represent the inferred CDS: inserted 1 base in 1 codon): protein MESGDVSGCSSPGSSVLKRRPDAIPGLSQFSMADFGLFSPGPATVLSPVTNLALDLNNWAGLGSLCDTPKRRKPAPLEKIPSFASDVSSDAGLGMDPPSPVDTVEMEDTFEKAIQQSSRVINERMPIRRINSLPLQLQSYSPSQKGQETDSHRYGIFGQQPSHMTASFSASQRDNKENMPEEGFEFKKPTKPVSRSRVRSFNGSQARDAFARRPSSAPALMFSSPPPIQQLDFFDSSPMFLRGSSXHLLPNDDEDDGFLEVLDDNMENDSGMPMGMASLLTAPLVTDSSGEDSPVIRCRPRNLFRSPSMPSPLPSRPSIKRPDCPGDENTPVRVKRRRSVAGTHVTLVEQNPESPRLGCSLLQRSKSFCQTDIEKLLDGEDGSTELIGDFTKPFVLPTVDGKHQDLKYITPHTMVAALSSHFNNLVEQVIVMDCRYPYEFDGGHIKGALNLHQEDQVEDFLLKTPIVPSCPEKRVVIIFHCEFSSERGPRMCRFVRERDRAVNEYPNLHYPELYILKGGYKDFFPHFQAQCEPQSYRPMHHEDFKEDLRKFRLKSRTWAGERSKRDMYSRLKKL, encoded by the exons ATGGAGTCGGGGGATGTGTCCGGCTGCAGCAGTCCCGGAAGTAGCGTTTTGAAGCGGAGGCCCGACGCGATCCCCGGGCTTTCCCAGTTCTCTATGGCCGACTTTGGCCTCTTCTCCCCCGGACCCGCCACCGTGCTGTCCCCGGTCACCAACCTGGCCCTGGACCTGAACAACTGGGCTGGACTTGgaag ccTATGTGATACCCCCAAAAGGAGAAAGCCTGCTCCCCTTGAGAAGATTCCCTCCTTTGCTTCTGACGTCTCATCTGATGCTG GCCTCGGCATGGATCCCCCCAGCCCCGTGGATACTGTCGAAATGGAGGACAC ATTTGAAAAGGCCATTCAACAGTCGAGCAGAGTTATAAACGA GAGGATGCCAATTAGAAGAATCAACTCATTGCCA ctccagctccagagTTACAGTCCGTCTCAGAAGGGACAGGAAACAGATTCCCACCGCTACGGAATATTCGGCCAACAACCCTCCCACATGACGGCCTCCTTCTCCGCTTCTCAACGCGACAACAAGGAGAACATGCCGGAG gaGGGCTTTGAATTCAAGAAACCAACCAAGCCGGTGTCACGTAGTCGGGTGCGCTCCTTCAACGGCAGTCAGGCCAGGGACGCGTTCGCCCGCCGTCCCAGCTCCGCTCCGGCCCTCATG TTTTCGTCGCCTCCTCCAATCCAGCAGCTCGACTTCTTCGACTCCAGCCCCATGTTCCTGAGGGgttcct cccacctcctcccaaACGACGACGAGGACGACGGCTTCCTGGAGGTTCTGGATGACAACATGGAG AACGACTCTGGGATGCCGATGGGAATGGCCAGCTTGCTCACTGCCCCGCTGGTGACCGACAGTTCAGGAGAAGACTCG CCGGTGATTCGCTGTCGGCCACGCAACCTGTTCCGCTCCCCCTCCATGCCCAGCCCGCTCCCGTCCCGTCCCTCCATCAAGCGCCCCGACTGCCCCGGAGACGAAAACACGCCGGTCCGGGTGAAGAGGCGACGCAGCGTGGCGGGAACACATGTCACCCTTGTGGAACAAAACCCTGAATCCCCAAGACTG GGCTGCTCGCTGCTCCAGAGGTCCAAGTCCTTCTGCCAGACCGACATCGAGAAGCTGCTGGACGGGGAGGACGGTTCCACCGAGCTAATAGGAGATTTCACCAAG ccTTTTGTGCTACCCACCGTGGACGGCAAACATCAAGACCTCAAGTACATTACACCACACACG aTGGTGGCAGCTCTCTCCAGCCATTTTAACAATCTAGTCGAGCAAGTCATCGTCATGGACTGCCGCTACCCCTACGAGTTTGACGGGGGACACATCAAG GGCGCCCTGAACCTGCACCAGGAGGACCAGGTGGAGGACTTCCTCCTGAAGACGCCCATCGTCCCGTCCTGCCCGGAAAAACGCGTCGTCATCATCTTCCACTGCGAGTTCTCGTCGGAGCGCGGCCCTCGGATGTGCCGCTTCGTCAGGGAGCGAGATCGCGCCGTCAACGAGTATCCAAACCTCCACTACCCCGAGCTCTACATCCTCAAGGGCGGATACAAAGACTTCTTCCCTCACTTCCAG GCGCAGTGTGAACCTCAGTCCTACCGACCCATGCACCACGAGGACTTCAAGGAGGACCTGAGGAAGTTTCGCCTGAAGAGTCGCACCTGGGCCGGGGAGCGCAGCAAGAGAGACATGTACAGCCGACTGAAGAAGCTCTGA
- the ap5s1 gene encoding AP-5 complex subunit sigma-1, translated as MVRCFLIHTVCPLSALGAGEARVLYSRVFGPDEGLLTDQDGGLSPEERRLLQKEKVAVVARQVRSAVSLSRDASGRLLVEAVPGEEALALQEADSGVVRLRAGDPFSEEMSALWMGVQSLGFTLVCEPHENLLLAEGTLRNLTRHCLETLHMLGQGSEVLLRSNRIDALLSRLLPHGQLLFLNHRFAQSLEKEVAAYMAK; from the exons ATGGTCCGATGCTTCCTCATCCACACCGTCTGTCCGCTCAGTGCGCTCGGTGCTGGGGAGGCTCGGGTGCTCTACTCCCGGGTCTTCGGTCCGGATGAGGGCCTGTTGACCGACCAGGACGGAGGACTCAGCCCGGAGGAGAGGAGACTGCTGCAGAAGGAGAAGGTCGCTGTGGTGGCGAG GCAGGTCCGGAGCGCCGTCTCTCTGTCCCGGGATGCTTCGGGTCGGCTGCTGGTGGAGGCGGTCCCCGGCGAGGAGGCGCTCGCCCTGCAGGAGGCCGACAGCGGCGTGGTGCGTTTGAGGGCCGGAGACCCCTTCTCTGAGGAGATGAGCGCTCTGTGGATGGGCGTCCAGAGTCTGGGCTTCACGCTGGTCTGCGAGCCCCACGAGAACCTCCTGCTGGCCGAGGGAACGCTGCGCAACCTGACCCGACACTGCCTGGAGACCCTGCACATGCTGGGGCAGGGCAGCGAG GTCCTTCTGAGGAGCAACCGCATCGATGCTCTGCTCAGCCGCCTGCTTCCTCACGggcagctcctcttcctcaaccACCGCTTCGCCCAGAGTCTGGAGAAGGAAGTGGCCGCTTACATGGCCAAGTGA